From Mercenaria mercenaria strain notata chromosome 17, MADL_Memer_1, whole genome shotgun sequence, the proteins below share one genomic window:
- the LOC128550161 gene encoding putative defense protein 1 yields the protein MWHYLFTGLLSLCVGVRGYSSGAPGGQCDQMVPGHRVAAQSVASPYTILLSAEQYTCPNDEIIVTVNGSSSFKGFLCEARSNPNAYNTVGSLVASGSVSTKNKCGTNAALTHTEGSIKETLSFVWKSSAATENVYIVCTIVKDKNTFWVKETSNMIAYQAGGQCGGSGSGSGTGTGSDGDAGTGSGGDTGTGSETGSGSDTGSGTDSGSESASSSSKKWLYIVYSIFLVYKLTTRDS from the exons atgtggcaCTACTTGTTCACTGGACTACTTTCACTGTGTGTGGGTGTACGTGGGTATAGTTCAGGCGCGCCTGGTGGCCAGTGTGATCAGATGGTACCCGGGCACCGTGTGGCAGCGCAAAGTGTCGCCTCTCCATATACCATACTTTTGTCGGCTGAACAGTACACATGCCCAAATGACGAAATAAtag TGACAGTTAATGGATCAAGTTCATTTAAAGGATTTCTGTGTGAAGCAAGATCGAATCCAAACGCGTACAACACAGTCGGCTCTCTCGTGGCTTCTGGAAGTGTTTCTACAAAGAACAAATGTGGCACA AATGCAGCACTAACGCACACGGAGGGCAGCATTAAAGAGACGCTGTCGTTTGTCTGGAAGTCGTCTGCAGCAACAGAAAATGTTTACATTGT ATGTACCATCGTAAAGGACAAGAATACATTCTGGGTCAAAGAAACTTCAAACATGATCGCATACCAGGCCGGAGGTCAATGTGGCGGTTCAGGGTCAGGCAGCGGTACCGGGACGGGATCAGATGGCGACGCTGGGACGGGATCAGGTGGCGACACTGGGACTGGATCAGAAACCGGATCCGGTTCAGATACTGGGTCAGGGACCGATTCGGGTTCAGAATCTGCTTCGTCAAGTTCCAAAAAATGGCTTTATATAGTCTACAGTATATTTCTTGTCTACAAGTTGACAACAAGAGATTCATAA